The Labilithrix sp. genome contains a region encoding:
- a CDS encoding Uma2 family endonuclease, which translates to MGEPARSLGLGLEEFWAFEGEPDTRYELFGGEILAMNQPTIRHAALQMSLGRELLRALDGRCEVLGPIGVYCEATGEAFGPDVVVICEPAAYDKVRGRALINPSAIFEILSPSTSRIDTHDKLPAYKTIASLSEYVLISQKKKLIQVHRRVKGGWVMDPLSSGSFRVCAAEISVDAVYERIDKSPLLTG; encoded by the coding sequence ATGGGCGAGCCTGCCAGGAGCCTCGGACTCGGCCTCGAAGAATTCTGGGCCTTCGAGGGAGAGCCCGACACGCGGTACGAGCTCTTCGGCGGGGAGATCTTGGCGATGAATCAGCCGACGATCCGGCACGCCGCGTTGCAGATGTCGCTCGGGAGGGAGCTCTTGCGCGCGCTCGACGGACGATGTGAGGTGCTCGGCCCGATCGGCGTGTACTGCGAAGCGACCGGGGAAGCCTTCGGCCCAGACGTCGTCGTGATCTGCGAGCCTGCCGCCTACGACAAGGTCCGGGGGCGCGCGTTGATCAATCCGAGCGCCATCTTCGAGATCCTCTCGCCGAGCACCTCCCGCATCGATACCCACGACAAGCTCCCCGCGTACAAGACGATCGCGTCGCTGAGCGAGTACGTCCTGATCTCGCAGAAGAAGAAGCTGATTCAAGTGCATCGACGCGTGAAGGGGGGATGGGTCATGGACCCGCTGTCGTCGGGGTCCTTCCGCGTCTGCGCCGCGGAGATCTCGGTCGACGCCGTCTACGAGCGCATCGACAAGTCTCCGCTCCTCACCGGGTGA
- a CDS encoding rhomboid family intramembrane serine protease, producing the protein MVSASPPASAPTSASAPDQAEQKGIDGAPITGALLAANAGVFAAQVSLAGHLRFGLGGADVRDQTLWNAILRWLGGNDSTFTIADTRVETLVTSCFLHGSILHLGFNMLVLWQVGPFLERAIGPARFLPLYLGAGVMGSAFSAIAGRLFGASLSIGASGAVCGLIGSMLVLGARTQGWKGPLARQMAGWLAFLFVLGLAKNLQGGMVQVDNAAHIGGAVGGVLVAATWQRGVTYTKKAERAIVGACVALVLLCGITVYVRDRTDPYLFMSLDERLDAAWRAAKTGKCDEADIAMKRAQRLDPGSALLRDRARDVDRLCLAGQRP; encoded by the coding sequence ATGGTGAGCGCCTCCCCGCCCGCGTCCGCCCCGACCTCGGCTTCGGCGCCCGATCAGGCCGAACAGAAGGGGATCGACGGCGCGCCGATCACGGGCGCGCTGCTCGCCGCGAACGCGGGCGTCTTCGCGGCGCAGGTGTCGCTCGCGGGGCACCTCCGCTTCGGGCTCGGCGGGGCGGACGTGCGCGACCAGACGCTGTGGAACGCGATCCTGCGCTGGCTCGGCGGCAACGACTCGACCTTCACGATCGCGGACACCCGCGTCGAGACGCTGGTGACCTCGTGTTTCCTCCACGGCTCGATCCTGCACCTCGGCTTCAACATGCTGGTCCTCTGGCAGGTCGGGCCGTTCCTCGAGCGCGCGATCGGACCGGCGCGCTTCCTCCCGCTCTACCTCGGCGCCGGCGTGATGGGCTCCGCCTTCAGCGCGATCGCGGGGCGCCTCTTCGGCGCGTCGCTCAGCATCGGCGCGTCGGGCGCGGTGTGTGGGCTCATCGGCTCGATGCTCGTCCTCGGCGCGCGCACGCAAGGGTGGAAGGGCCCGCTCGCGCGCCAGATGGCGGGGTGGCTCGCGTTCCTCTTCGTGCTCGGCCTCGCGAAGAACCTGCAAGGCGGGATGGTGCAGGTCGACAACGCGGCCCACATCGGCGGCGCCGTCGGCGGCGTCCTCGTCGCGGCGACGTGGCAGCGCGGCGTGACGTACACGAAGAAGGCGGAGCGGGCGATCGTCGGCGCCTGCGTCGCGCTCGTGCTCCTCTGCGGGATCACGGTCTACGTCCGCGATCGCACGGACCCTTATCTCTTCATGAGCCTCGACGAACGCCTCGACGCCGCCTGGCGCGCGGCGAAGACGGGCAAGTGCGACGAGGCGGACATCGCGATGAAGCGCGCGCAGCGCCTCGATCCGGGGAGCGCGCTCCTCCGCGATCGCGCCCGCGACGTCGACCGCCTGTGCCTCGCCGGCCAGCGCCCATGA